GCCCCGCATCCCGCAGCTGATGGGCGCCGTGTTCATCGACGCCGGCCAGGCCGCGCAGAACTGGGGCGACTACCACCCCGCCTGGGCCTACGGCACCGGCCTGCGCTACCGCAGCCCCGTCGGCGTGCTGCGCTTCGACTTCGCCAAGGGCAACCTGGTCGACAAGTGGCGCCTGCATTTCAGCGTCGGCATCAACCTGTAATCCGATGAGCGACCCGCGCGACGATCTCCCCTCGCCTGCGTCTCCAAACGCGGCGCCTTCCGGCGCTCCAGCGCCGGTTGCTGCGCCGTCTGCGCCTGTTGCGGCGGACGTTGCGCCACGCCGTCGTCGCCGCGGCCGTGGCCTGCTGTGGGTGCTGCTCGCGGTGCCGGTGCTGATCGGCCTGGCGCTGCTCGCGCTGACCTGGGCGCTGAAGACGGAAAGCGGCACCGCCTACGTGCTGGCCAAGGTGCCCGGCCTGTCGCTGCAGAACGCGCGCGGCCGGCTGCTGGGCGATTTCGACGTCGAGCGCGCGGAGCTCGTCCTGCCCGGCACCGAGGACCGCATCGTCCTCGAGCAGTTGCAATGGCGGAACGTGCGGCTGGTCTGGAACCGCTCGCCGCTCTTGTGGGGCGAAGTCCGGGCGGACCGGCTGGCGATCGCGCGCCTGCGGGTGCAGGTCGCGCCGAGCGCGTCGACCGAGCCGGCGAAGCCGCCGCTCAGCCTGCTGTCGCCGGTGGCGATCACGATCGCGGACCTGGAGATCGGCGAAGTCTTCGCCCCCGGCCTGGCGCAGCCGCTGCGCGGCCTGCGCGGCAGCGCGTCGCTGGGCACCGACGGCGGCAAGCAGCATGCGCTGACGGTCAAGTCGCTGGGCTGGCAACAACTGACCCTCGCCGGCGAGGCCCGGATCGCGACGCAGGACGACCTGAAGCTCGCCAGCCGCTGGACGCTGAGCCAGCCGACCGGCGAGTTGCCGTGGACCGCGCCGTTCCAGCTCGACGGCCCGATCGCGGACCTCACGCTGAAGGGCTCGCTCGAAGCGGCCAGGCAGCGGCTGCAGGTGCAGGCGCGGCTGCAGGCGTTCGCGCCCTTCCCCGTCGCGCAGCTGGAGACGCAGGCCAAGGACCTGGACCTCGCCGCGCTGCTGCCCGGCACCGACGGCGTGCCGCATACCGGTCTCAGCGGCAAGGTCACGATGACGCCGAACGCGGACAAGTCGCTCAGCGTCAAGGCGGACCTGGACAACAGCGCCGCCGGCCGCCTCGACCAGGACCGCCTGCCGCTGCGTCAGCTGCAGCTGGATCTGCTGCTGGACCCGTCCAACTGGACTCGCCTGCGCCTGCCGCGACTCGACGCGCTGCTGGCCGGCGGCGGTCGGCTGCAGGCCGTGGGCCAGACCAGCCAGGCCGACGGCAGCGTGCTCACCTTGCGCCTCACCGGACTCGACAGCCGCCAGATCGACGCGCGCTGGCCGCTGGTCCAGGCACGCGGGGAGCTCAAGCTCAGCACGAAGGCGAGCATCGTCAAGGCGTCCTCCGACCAATCGCTCCAGATCGAGGGCGACCTCGCCGGTCAACTCGGCCAAGGGAAGATGCAGGCGCCGCTCGCCGTGACGCTGGCGGCCGAGTTGCGCACGCAATCGATCGATGTGCAACGTCTCCAGGCGCGCTCGGGCCCCGCGACGCTGAACGCGGAAGGCGAGTTCACGCTGAACGAGGCGCTCGACTTCGCGTCGGGTTGGAAGACGCGCGTGGAAGCCTCGGTGCAAGGCCTGGATCCCCGCCGCCTGAGCCCCGAGCCGCTGCCGGCGAGCGCCGCGCCGCAGGCCATCAATGGCCGGCTGAAGGCCGCGCTCCAGTCGGTGCGCGGCAGCCTGTGGCCGCAGGGCAAGGCCGACCTCGACCTGCAGCCCAGCCAGTGGCAAGGCCTGCCCCTCAGCGGCCAGGTCCGCTACAGCCGCAACGGGACCGCCGCGCCGGATCTGCTGGCCGACCTGCGCCTGGCCGACGCGACGCTGCAGGCGCGCAGCCGCATCAACGCCGGAGCGCGTCGCGAGCAGGTCGACCTGTCGATCAACGTGAACGCGCCCAAGCTCGCCAGCCTGCAGCCCATGCTGCGCGCGCAGTTCCCGCAGGCAACCCTCGTCGGCAGCGCGCAGGCGCAGGCCACCGTGGTGCTGATCCAGCCGGGCGCGCGCCAGGCGCAGTACGGCAGCGACGGCAAGTGGCAGCTGCAGGGCTTCGGGCTCTCCGGCGTGCCGGGCCTTCCCGCCAACTCGGGCAGCCGGCCGGCGCTGCAACTGGACGACGCCTCGGGTCAATGGACGCTGTCCAGCCTCAAGGACGCGAAGCTGGCATGGACCACGCAGCTGCGCAACCTGCGGCTGCCGCAGCAGAGCACGCGGCTCGATGAACTGCAGCTGGAGCTCTCCGGCAGCTGGGCGCAGCACCGCTTGACGGTGACGACGCAGGGCCAGGTGCCGCTGCCGCCGGTGCTCACGCAACCGGCGCCGACCAGGGTGATGGCGCGGGCGCAGGCGGCGAGCGCGAACGGCTCCGCCCTCGCGCAGACGGTGCCGCTGGACCCGCAAGGCGCGCGGGCGCGGATCGCGCTGGACGGCGCGCTGGAAGCCGATCCCCTGCAAGCCTGGCGCAACGGCGCGGTGTGGAACGCGCGCGGGCTGACGCTCGCGCTGGAAGCCAGCCAGCAGGCCACGCCGCTGCTGAAGGCCGGGCCGCTGGCGCTCGCGCTGCGGCTGGACCCGGGACTCGATCCGCGCCAAGCGACGCTGGCGCCGGGACGGATGGAACTGCTCGGTGCCGGCCTGCGCTGGGACCGGATGATGTGGCAGAGCTCCAACCAGGCGCACCTGCCCTCCGGCGAATGGGACGTGCAGGCGGTGCTGGAGCCGCTGGCCGCCGCACCGGTGCTGAGCAAGCTGCAGCCGGACTTCGGCTGGGGCGGCGACCTGCAGATCGAAGGCCGCTTCAAGTCGCGACGCGACGCGCGCGGCCTGACGGTGGACGCGATGATCGAGCGCACCAAGGGCGACCTGACCGTCACCGACGAAGTCAGCACGCAGCGGCTCGCGCTGACCGACCTGCGGCTGGGCGTGCTCGCCGACCAGGGCGTGTGGCATCTGGTGCAGGGCGTGGCCGGCGAGAACATGGGCGCCATCGGTGGTGCCGTGACCTTCCGGACCGCCAATGCGCACGCGCTGCCGACGCCCGGCGCCAAGCTCGAAGGCGGCATCGAGGCCAAGGTCGACAACATGGGCAACTGGGGCCCGTGGCTGCCGGCCGGATGGCGGCTGGGCGGCAGCCTCGCCGCGACGCTGAACTTCGGCGGCACGCTGGGCGCGCCCGAGGTCCGCGGTCAGGCCGGCGCGCAGAAGCTGTCGCTGCGCAATCCGCTGATGGGCGTGGACATGCAGCAGGGCGAGCTCGCGCTGACGATGAGTGGCCGCGAAGCGAAGCTGGAGAAGTTCACCGCGCGCGCCGGCAACGGCACGATCAACATGGACGGCACGCTGCGCTTCGGTTCGCAGCCGAGCGCGGAACTCTCGCTGAAGGCGGACACCTTCGCGCTGCTGCAGCGGGTGGACCGGCGCGTCGTCGCGACCGGCGCCGCGCAGCTCAAGGCCAGCGCGCAGCTGCTGGACCTGAAGGGACAGTTCGTCGTCGTGGAGGGCCTGTTCGACTTCTCGCGCGGCGACGCGCCGCAACTCGACAGCGACGTGCAGGTCGTGCGCCAGAACGCGCCGCCCAAGGCCGTGGACGGCAGCGGCAAGCCGATGCGGCTCAAGCTCGACCTGGACCTGGACCTCGGCCGTCGCCTGCAGCTCAAGGGCTACGGCATCGACACGAAGCTGCGCGGACTGCTGCACCTGGCGCAGGACGGCCAGCCGCGCCCGCAGATGACCGGCGAGGTCCGCAGCGAAGGCGGCACCTTCAACGCCTACGGCCAGAAGCTGGTCGTGGAGCGCGGCATCTTCAGCTTCGTGGGTCCGCTGGACAACCCGCGGCTGGACGTGCTCGCGATCCGGCCCGACATGGAGAACGAGGCCGTGCGCGTCGGCGTGACCGTCACCGGCACGGCCAGCAGCCCGCGGATCAAGCTCTATTCCGAACCCGACATGAGCGAGACCAACAAGCTGTCCTGGCTGGTGCTGGGCCGCTCGCCGGACAACCTCGGCCGCAGCGACACCGCGCTGATGCAGCGCGCCGCGATGGCGCTGATCAGCGGCGACGGCGAGAGCGCCAGCGACAAGCTGATCCACAACATCGGCCTGGACGAACTGTCCTTCAGCGGCGAAGGCGACGACGCCCGCGGCACGGTGGTGCGGCTGGGCAAGCAGGTCAGCCGCAACGTCTTCGTCGCCTACGAGCGCGGCCTGAACGCGACCACGGGCTCCTGGCAGGTGATCTACAAACTCGCCCAGCGGTTCACGCTGCGGGCGCAGGCCAACGAGTACCAGCAGGGCCTGGATGTGATCTGGCAGTGGAAGTGGGAGTAGCGGCAGGCATGGCATCGGGCACCGAGGCGGAGGTCGTCGCCTGCACGATGGCGTCGACAGGCCCACTGAGTCGCGCGGCTTCCATGCGAGAATCCGCCGCTTTCGCGGACCTGCCTTCCTGAGGCCGGTCCCCGTGGCTCTCCGTAGTTCAATGGATAGAACGGCCGCCTCCTAAGCGGCAAATACAGGTTCGATTCCTGTCGGAGGGACCAGCCAACGCTTCGGTGCTTCAGCGCTTCAGGACGATCGTCACCAGCGCCGACGCGTCCACCACGCCGGTCACGGCGTGCACCACGCCCCCCTCGAGATAGCAGAGCTGCCCCGCCCGCAGCGTATGACGCTGCTCCGCGCCATCGCGCTGGACGCTGAGTTCGAGTTCGCCCTCCAGACAATGCAGCGTGATCTCGCCGTCGACCTTGTGCGACGGCAGCGACTTGCCCTTGGGCAGCACGATGCGCATCACTTCCAGACCCTCGGACTTGAACAGCGCGGAAGACGGCGTGTCGGTCAGCGCGGCGCCCAGCGGCGCAACGTCGATCGGCTGGGCGGGGGCGGCATGCGGCAGGGCCATGGAACTCCTCCTGGTGGGCGGGCGACTGCGGCGCAACGAGGTCGCGCACGCGGCTGGCATGGCATCGATCATGGCACTGACCGTGCCCGCTCGCATCCTCGATCCGGCGCCACCCTGCCGGAAGTCATCGCTGCGGTCACAAGCCGTATCCATCGCGCATCCGAATGCGCGCGATACGCGTAAATGCGGGGTAAACAGGCGGTTGATGCCGGGCCGGGTTTTTGCCGGACACATATACTGGGAACGCCTTTGTTCCGTCCCGCGCAATGGGGACGGACCATGCGGCGCCAAGCAGCCAGGCTGTACTGATTCAAGGTTTTTCATCATGGGCGCCAAACTGAAAGTCGCGGGCTGGGTCGCATTGGGTGCGATGGCCGGTGTCATGACGACAATGCAGCTGCAGGCCAATGCCCGCAGCACCACCAGCCCCCTTCCGCTCGAGGAACTGCAGCAACTCGCCGCGGTCTTCGGGATCGTGAAGTCCGACTACGTCGAATCCGTCGACGAGAAAAAGCTGATCAACGATGCCATCTCCGGCATGGTCAGCGGCCTGGACCCCCACTCCCAGTTCTTCGACAAGAAGAGCTTCAAGGAATTCCGCGAAAGCACCTCCGGCAAGTTCGTCGGCGTCGGCATCGAGATCGGCATGGAGGACGGCCTGGTCAAGATCGTCTCGCCGATCGAAGGCAGCCCCGCCTTCCGCGCCGGCCTCAAGAGCGGCGACCTGATCAGCAAGATCGACGAGACGGCCGTGCGCGGCCTCACGCTCGATCAGGCGGTCAAGAAGATGCGCGGCGAACCGGCCACCAAGGTCACGCTGTCGATCTACCGCAAGTCGGAAAGCCGGACCTTCCCCGTCACGATCGCCCGCGAGGAAATCCGCGTGCAGAGCGTGCGCGCCAAGCTGGTCGAGCCGGGCTACGCCTGGATCCGCGTGAGCCAGTTCCAGGACCGCACCGTCGAGGACTTCAGCCAGAAGCTGGCCGAGCTCTACAAGCAGGACCCCAAGATCAAGGGCGTCGTGCTGGACCTGCGCAACGACCCGGGCGGCCTGCTCGAGGGCGCGGTGGCGATCTCCGCGGCCTTCCTGCCCAAGGGCGTTGAGGTGGTGTCGACCAACGGCCAACTCGCCGAATCCAAGGCCAGCTACCGCGCCGATCCGGACTTCTACGCCCGCCGCGGCTCCGGTGACCCGCTGCGCCGCCTGCCGGACGCGATCAAGAACGTGCCGATGGTGGTGCTGGTGAACGAAGGCTCCGCCTCGGCCAGCGAGATCGTCGCCGGCGCGCTGCAGGACCACAAGC
This genomic stretch from Mitsuaria sp. 7 harbors:
- a CDS encoding S41 family peptidase; the protein is MGAKLKVAGWVALGAMAGVMTTMQLQANARSTTSPLPLEELQQLAAVFGIVKSDYVESVDEKKLINDAISGMVSGLDPHSQFFDKKSFKEFRESTSGKFVGVGIEIGMEDGLVKIVSPIEGSPAFRAGLKSGDLISKIDETAVRGLTLDQAVKKMRGEPATKVTLSIYRKSESRTFPVTIAREEIRVQSVRAKLVEPGYAWIRVSQFQDRTVEDFSQKLAELYKQDPKIKGVVLDLRNDPGGLLEGAVAISAAFLPKGVEVVSTNGQLAESKASYRADPDFYARRGSGDPLRRLPDAIKNVPMVVLVNEGSASASEIVAGALQDHKRATVMGLQTFGKGSVQTVRQLGPDTAVKLTTARYYTPSGRSIQAKGIVPDIPLDETAEGNVFAELRMREADLEKHLHGADEKTEESRSKELEKIREERRQKLEADYAKRAEAPKPLPEFGSTEDFPLRQALNQLQGKPVAVSKLAQERKAEAKTE
- a CDS encoding cupin domain-containing protein codes for the protein MALPHAAPAQPIDVAPLGAALTDTPSSALFKSEGLEVMRIVLPKGKSLPSHKVDGEITLHCLEGELELSVQRDGAEQRHTLRAGQLCYLEGGVVHAVTGVVDASALVTIVLKR
- a CDS encoding translocation/assembly module TamB domain-containing protein, with the protein product MSDPRDDLPSPASPNAAPSGAPAPVAAPSAPVAADVAPRRRRRGRGLLWVLLAVPVLIGLALLALTWALKTESGTAYVLAKVPGLSLQNARGRLLGDFDVERAELVLPGTEDRIVLEQLQWRNVRLVWNRSPLLWGEVRADRLAIARLRVQVAPSASTEPAKPPLSLLSPVAITIADLEIGEVFAPGLAQPLRGLRGSASLGTDGGKQHALTVKSLGWQQLTLAGEARIATQDDLKLASRWTLSQPTGELPWTAPFQLDGPIADLTLKGSLEAARQRLQVQARLQAFAPFPVAQLETQAKDLDLAALLPGTDGVPHTGLSGKVTMTPNADKSLSVKADLDNSAAGRLDQDRLPLRQLQLDLLLDPSNWTRLRLPRLDALLAGGGRLQAVGQTSQADGSVLTLRLTGLDSRQIDARWPLVQARGELKLSTKASIVKASSDQSLQIEGDLAGQLGQGKMQAPLAVTLAAELRTQSIDVQRLQARSGPATLNAEGEFTLNEALDFASGWKTRVEASVQGLDPRRLSPEPLPASAAPQAINGRLKAALQSVRGSLWPQGKADLDLQPSQWQGLPLSGQVRYSRNGTAAPDLLADLRLADATLQARSRINAGARREQVDLSINVNAPKLASLQPMLRAQFPQATLVGSAQAQATVVLIQPGARQAQYGSDGKWQLQGFGLSGVPGLPANSGSRPALQLDDASGQWTLSSLKDAKLAWTTQLRNLRLPQQSTRLDELQLELSGSWAQHRLTVTTQGQVPLPPVLTQPAPTRVMARAQAASANGSALAQTVPLDPQGARARIALDGALEADPLQAWRNGAVWNARGLTLALEASQQATPLLKAGPLALALRLDPGLDPRQATLAPGRMELLGAGLRWDRMMWQSSNQAHLPSGEWDVQAVLEPLAAAPVLSKLQPDFGWGGDLQIEGRFKSRRDARGLTVDAMIERTKGDLTVTDEVSTQRLALTDLRLGVLADQGVWHLVQGVAGENMGAIGGAVTFRTANAHALPTPGAKLEGGIEAKVDNMGNWGPWLPAGWRLGGSLAATLNFGGTLGAPEVRGQAGAQKLSLRNPLMGVDMQQGELALTMSGREAKLEKFTARAGNGTINMDGTLRFGSQPSAELSLKADTFALLQRVDRRVVATGAAQLKASAQLLDLKGQFVVVEGLFDFSRGDAPQLDSDVQVVRQNAPPKAVDGSGKPMRLKLDLDLDLGRRLQLKGYGIDTKLRGLLHLAQDGQPRPQMTGEVRSEGGTFNAYGQKLVVERGIFSFVGPLDNPRLDVLAIRPDMENEAVRVGVTVTGTASSPRIKLYSEPDMSETNKLSWLVLGRSPDNLGRSDTALMQRAAMALISGDGESASDKLIHNIGLDELSFSGEGDDARGTVVRLGKQVSRNVFVAYERGLNATTGSWQVIYKLAQRFTLRAQANEYQQGLDVIWQWKWE